tattgctgggggggggggtgaggtgggaggggaaaagatgaagaTGATCTATTTGGCTTTTTCATCCTAAGAACTTTAATGAACGTTAAACACGTGCAGCAGGCTTAAATATTCTATCCCATCAGAGTGATCCTTGACTGGCAGTGATGCACAGGTGATATGCTCAGAGCATTTCATGCAGCTTTACGAAACTCCCCTGTCAATGCGAAGAATCAAGCAGTAAAGGTAAACAGGATAGTAGTTTTGGAAATGGGATATTGGGTACATATTTTCAGAGACTGGGCCTTGAAAATTGCCCCCCAGCCTCATGACATATACAACCTCAATAAAAAGTTATGTGAGTTTGCCCAGAGAATTTGAAAACAAGTTCTgctttattaaagatttttttggcCAGTTgtgaaatttattaaaaataataataatggagtATCACAGAACAAGAAAATTGTAGAATATACACTGTTAGTACCGGAAAAGACTTTGTTGATTGTTGGAAGGGACATGTGGATATACAAAGATTATTAATCAGTGgcttgagaaatttaaaaaaatctctatttttgtaACTATATGTGATTTCctttattatcctttgtatttcatttaaaaaaaattttcggACAAGGCCATAGACGATATATAACCAAAGGAGGCTGTGGTATAAAAAAAGATAGGGACTTAAAACAGAATTGTTGGTGCCAAGAAGCTCCTTagagtataaaatgtttgtgTTAGAGAGGACCTTGGAGTCAAGGTGTAGAATGTTGGCCCTGAGAAGGTCCTTAGGCCTCAGGATTTTAGCCTTGGGAGGGACCTGTGGTTGGATTTTGGCTAGGTCTTGAAAAGGAGCCTGGAAAAGTAGGATGTTGGCCTGAGGAGGTAGGATGCTGCTGCTGGAAGGACTTTGAAGAGGACGACATTAGAAAATGGGGAAGGGACCTATGAATATAGCTATCTCAGAAAATAAAGTCTAGCAGTGGTATGAAGGGAGAATTAGTTAGAACCAGAAGAAACCCTAAGAGATTAGATGCTCTCATTTATCAGGGAGAAAGCTTAAGGTCCTGAGAGAGAAAATGGCATGCCAGATGTCACACACTTGGTTAATGGTGAGACTAGATTCCAGGTCAGATTTCCTGGCTCCAGTGCTATTTCTTGTACACATGCAGATGATTTTATACATGATTAGTAGCATGGCGATTACAATCTTAATGagctagaccaggggttctcaaactatgacctgtgggccagatgtggcctgctaaggatgtttatgcggcccgctgggttatggcaaatgggctgaggagtggagacagagtgtgagtttttgtttttactatagtcctgctctccaacagtctgagggacagtgaactggccccctatttaaaaagtttgagggccaCTGGTCTAGATAATACTTTTAATAGCTTGAAAAAATAGCTTTAGATActgattatttgaaaaaagcttTTTGAGAGAGGTATAAAATGCAGTCTtacaatagataaaaataaattggaatttcattattataatgaaattttcattttattttaagttaGCCACAGAATCACATATAAAACCATAGTGGTACAGAAAAGCCAGAAAAGAACCTTCTTTTGACTTCCAGTGAGACAGAAATAGAGTGTTGCTTCTCTGCCTTAGTTATTGTCAGATATCCGAGGTTATCTCTAGACTGTATAATGGTAAATGTTTGACTTTAAATAAGTTATAGCTCACTTtgcaataatattttctttatttgcaaagcactttctatttattaatttgattctcacaatagctTTGTGGATAAGATAggacaaaatttattttcattttacagataaggaaactaaggcaaaaccAAGGTCAAATAGTTTTTGTAAAATTTAGCCTTCAAGTTAGGGATTtagatttcaaatccagtgcttATTCCTAGCACTACACAGCTTCTCATAATTAGAGAACATGTTGGGAGCATAAAAGTGATTGCTTTGTTACCAGTTTTATGGACAGACATTAGTTCTCAGCATTATCTTATAATCCTATAAGACAAAATGGAGCCAACCCAGTCCCTCAGAAGGATGGAACCTCTGCCAGCATCCCCCCTCTCTGTGTGGGCACCTTGTCTTGTCCAACACCTGCCCTAGAATGGCCCCTTGGATCTCACcactctctcttctgtctttgcAGGAACGGGCCCAAGGAGTGGTACTGAAAGTGCTCACGAACTTTAAAAGCAGTGAGATAGAGCAGGCTGTACAATCATTAGACAGAAATGGCATTGACTTGTTAATGAAGTACATTTATAAAGGATTTGAAAAGCCCACAGAGAATAGCAGCGCTGTGTTACTTCAGTGGCATGAGAAGGTATGTGTTTTTTCCTTCGCAGGGATCTATTCACAAAGCAAGCACCCATGTGCACAGCCTGCTGTTGCCTTtctattttaaagtgttttgtaatcacTTTAGTATTTCATACATAAATGCCTCACTGGGGCAGATCACCTCTCTAAGCCAtggtagatgattttttttaaaagtttttgtggcCAGCCTTCTAATGATGAATACATCTCATTTAGCAGGTGGATACCTGTATATATAGTTAATGTTCCTTAAGGATTTTCCAGCTTTATTAAGACCTGCCAGAAGTAGAATATAGTCTTTAAGAATGGAAGGCTTCAGGATGCAATTAAGAATCAGAAAGATGTTAGTGGTGATGGTATTATTaccaatttatagatgaaaaaaactgaaggtCAAGAGAAGAGAGATTGCCTAAGGACAAATACATAGGTCTTCATGAAGATAGGGAGTATATTCTGTTCCTTCAAATCTGTGGTGAAAAATTCCTAGGACCATCTTTTTTTGAGGTGACGTCTCTCCCCTTAAGTTTAGTCATATTCATTAATAATGTTAGAATATAATAGATGCTGCAGACATATATactaataaatggttattgaaagTCATGTTTCTGTAGTACTTGATGGTTTACAAGGTGCTTTCCTATTGTATGATTCATACAGCATCCCTCAGAGAGGCAAGTGAAGTATCTTGAAGCCTAAAAGGTTAATCACATTAGGAAACTATGTATTCTTTGGTATTTAGTGCTAGGAATTGTGTATCCTAGCTAAGCAATTGGCAGGCTTCACCCATGGAGACTTGTGCACTGATGGATGGGATCaggctatttttgtttgttttttagctaaACAGGGGTCCTTTCTGATCTGTTGAGAGAAGAATCAAGTGTGGAATTTCAGTACCTGCAGTGGCAAAACTTGtagggaatttctttttttcagagctGAGTAGCTATGTAGCAAGTATTCTTTGGTTTATCTAAAGAGATTGTCATTGTGacaattttgtttttggtttttttgtttgtttgttttttggctataaatttttattttattgatcatagcaaataacattcattttaaaaataatattcaagctCAAATGAAGGTGCTTGgtatacataatatttatagaTCATTTATACCATCTTCTTAGCCCCTGAACCCACAGGTTGGAAGTTAATGACCTAGATGATAGTAGAAAAGTTTGTGATGGTTTTTAGATTCTATTTTAGAATTTCCATATTCTGTGTCATGTAGTAGTCTTTTTGTGCTCTGGTTCCCTAAATGGTATAACATATAAATTTAGACTGACACATTTATTTGTCACTCATTGTGACATAAGTATTTGGTTTTAAAATGGCAAGTAAATAGTGATTTGTTgaacattatttttaatggaacttgctgttcagtttttttttttttaattaaagctttttattaaaacatatgcatggatagtttttttcttttttattaattttataattataattttttttggcagtacatatgcatgggtaatttttttttttttttttacaacattatcccttgtattcacttttccaaattttcccctccctccttctactccctcccctagatgacaggcaattccatacataataaatgtgttacaatatatcctagatacaatatatgtgtgtaaaaccaaatttcttgttgcatggtaagaattggatttcaaaggtataagtaacctgagtagaaagacaataaatagtgcaaacattttatactcatttcccagtgttccttttctgggtatagctgtttctgtccatcattgatcaactggaactgaattggatcttctctatgttgaagatatccacttcgattagaatatattttcatacaatatctttgttgaagtgtatagtgatctcctggttctgctcatttcactcagcatcagttcatgtaggtctctgcaggcctctctgtattcctcctgctggtcatttcttacagaacaataatattccataacattcatataccataatttacccaaccattctccaattgatgagtattcattcattttccaggttctagccactacaaaaagggctgccacaaacattttggcacatacaggtccctttcccttcttgagtatttctttgggatataagtccagtagtagcactgctggatcaaaggatatgcacagtttgataactttttgggtatagtccctaattgctctccagaatggctggattctttcacaattccaccaacaatgtatcagtgtcccagttttcccacaatggatagtttttctttttttttaatttagaattttttttccccacagtatatatgcatgagtaatgtttttttttttttttaataatattatcccttgtattcatttttccaaattatccccccctccctccacaccctccccctgatgacaggcagtctcatacattttacatatgttacaatataacccagatacaatatatgtgtgtaaatatcattttcttgttgcacattaagtattagattccgaaggtataagtaacctgggtagatagacagtagtgctaacaatttacattcacttcccagtgttccttctctgggtgtagttatttctgtccatcattgatcaactggaagtgagttggatcttctttatgttgaagatatccacttcaatggatagcttttcaacattgacccttgcaaaaccttgtgttccaaattttcccctccttcctcccaccttcacttagatggcaggtaatccaatatatattaaacatgttaaaatatatgttaaatccaatatatgtatacatatttatagacttagcttgctgcacaagaaaaaaatcagataaagggaaaaaattagaaagcaatgcaggcaaatttaaaaaaagagtaaaaatgctgtgCTGTGATCCCAGTGTGACTATTTTGAAGACAATTTCAAGAATTGTCATTCAAAGTCCACAGGTCATTCTGTTCTCCAAATTAAATCTGTATTTAATTCTTTACTTGTCTGAGATTACCCAAATATGTGAGATAGCgttttctataaaagaaaaattagcacTAGCTATAATAATGTGATTCTTTACAATTTCTGTGTGACTCTTAGGGGTGGGGACATACTTTGGTAAGGCAGTTTTCAGCTTAATGTAAAGAACTGGGTAATTGAGGCATTTAGAAGTAGAATGGTTGGCATAGTGAACTAGAATGATCAATGGGCATGGAATCAAGGGACCTAGGATCTTCTGGTCTTTGCTCTTTATAATCTGTGTGATTGGAAGCAAGTCCCTGCACCTTTCTGGACTTTAATtccttcattggtaaaatgaaactgttggattaaatgatttttgagCTCCCTTTTAGTTTTGACACTCTGAGTTTTCACTTGGTGGACAGTGAATTCACCTTCACTGAAAGTGTTCAGGTATAGAAACCTAATGACCAGTTGAGAATGCTCCAGAGAATTCATATATTGGCAGGGATTGTACTAGATTATTATATAAACAGTAGCAGCAACAATTTGTGAAGTTGCTTACTGTGTGTAGGACATTAGAAGGTACAGAAAATACGAAGTTTAAATAAGATATAATCCTGAACTGTTTAAAAGTCTAGTAGAATGAATCAAAATGGATACTAGTAATATGCAGTATTGTTTTAAGCACATGAAGAAGATGTATAAGAAAGTCCTTTTGCAATTCAAGGAGTATTATATTGAGGTGAAGGcatttaggatcatagattttattctgaaaaataagtAGGAGTTTAACAAGTGTGAAGGAGAAGGTGAAAACAATCCCTAAAGGTACATGACAGGTGTGGAAAGCAGATCACAGGCCATGTTTGAGGAACAGTTCAATTTGGCTGGAGTACAAACGGCATAGAACAGGGCAGTATCAGAAGGCTGGAAATGTAGGGTGTTCCCAGATTATGGAAAGCAGAGGGAATTAATTTTACTTGGTAAATTTTTGAGCAGGGAAATGGTATTATTAGATTATGCCTAAGATTATCTTTGCAACCATATGGAAAATGGTTTAGAGAGAAGGATATAGAGggaaaacactttttaaagatTCTATTGCAGTAGTATAGGTAAGTGGTAATAAGGGCCTGAATTAGGTGGGGACAGATATTGAGAGTTTTGGAGTTGGAATCATTAGGATCTAATAGTAATTGAAAGGTGATAGGACATCCAGAGTTATGTGCATAGAAAACAAGGTGGAGATTTAGGTGGTTAGGGATTAAAGATAATTTATATCTATGTGGGATAGAGTTCATTTGGGATAATTCATAGGGCATGTAAGTGGAGATATCTTAGAAGTGATTAAAAGTGCTTGTATGGATCTTGGGACTTCAGATTTGGGAATCTTGCATTGATATAGTCAGAGTAACTAGAGGAGAGAGCCAGTGATAGTAATATAGGAAGAGGCAACAAAGCCAGTGAAACAGTTCAGGATCAGGAAAATCCCAAGGAgatgagggagaggagagagggatggggaaggggggaaggataAAGAGAGATATAGGATGTGGGGTGTGGACACAGACTCTAAAGCAAGTTAAGAGAAACATATCTAATATGAAAAGTGTCCCCAAAGTGTAAGGTGAAAGATATGGGTAAAAAGAGGCCACTGGATTTGGTGATAAGGAAATCATTGGTTCCAGTGGAATGATGGGGTTGAAGAAAGTAGTGAGAGACACTTTTGCATGgagtttatttgtaaaaatactcCTTAGTGTCCAGTTTTATTCCTGTTGTACTCTCTTTGGAATAGGCAATAATCCTTTTTGTTACTTAATAATGTGACACAACTCCTtgtcttgacatttttttccatgaaaGCATTCCTAGGGGGCACagccatacagaagctgtcatgTTGGCATTATAAATGTGTTCAGTGGTTCACTTGCCCTGGCTGACCTCAGAAACATAGCTTTGATGAGTTATCACTTATCTGTTCTTTCTGGTGCTTTGGCCTATCAAGTCTTAGTGGAATTTGATTATATAATGGTGTTGGTGGAGGCAGTACTGTGCAAAGTTTGCCTGAAGAATGATTTTCACCCTTGTAAAGGACCAATGCAAATTTATTTTACCTAGAATAATGCCTCTACCATagaagtgtaaaaatgttttcacgtGGCTGCCCACATAAGAATCTGCTCACCTCATAAATGGGACTGGCTGATAGAGAAGTATTTCTGCTCAGTATTTTCTGTATCATAATAGGGAAGTTGTTATACATAAGTAGCTTCCTCTGCTCCCctattcttccccccccctcccctaacTACTGCAGAGAATCAATATGGTGTCTTGAGGAAAATCCCCTGGAGGATGTCAGTAAATGAATTCTTGCTACTCTGGAATGTTATAGTAGCCTCTGCAGTCAATCTTTCAAGATAGAATACTCTGATCATAACACTCTTGCTCAGAATTCTTCAATGGCTCTCTCTTGCCTATAATCCATACTCTTTAAACCTACCT
The DNA window shown above is from Sminthopsis crassicaudata isolate SCR6 chromosome 2, ASM4859323v1, whole genome shotgun sequence and carries:
- the ARPC5L gene encoding actin-related protein 2/3 complex subunit 5-like protein, yielding MARNTQSSRFRKVDIDEFDENKFVDEQEEAAAAAAAEPGPDSDPDPGEVDSLLRQGDMLRAFHAALRNSPVNAKNQAVKERAQGVVLKVLTNFKSSEIEQAVQSLDRNGIDLLMKYIYKGFEKPTENSSAVLLQWHEKALAVGGLGSIIRVLTARKTV